Proteins from a genomic interval of Salvelinus alpinus chromosome 7, SLU_Salpinus.1, whole genome shotgun sequence:
- the g6pc3 gene encoding glucose-6-phosphatase 3 isoform X2, producing MEAIHTQGIWMAEALQQRTKSQDKLWLIATHIGDPKAAFLLVFPLTYFLNRRTGFAVVWVAAISEWLNLVFKWMLFGERPFWWIGESRLFEKNPPKLQQFASTCETGPGSPSGHAMVTAAVWWVMASSLGSLLYSYTRSMLLSAVPYVLYLLGLVAVGFSRIFILAHFPHQVIAGSLTGFILGVVLSRQVPEGRPLVFFVSSSIGLLLSAFLIHSGLTRLGFDLSWSIALAKKWCSHSEWIRLDTAPFSSLTRDCGAILGLGLAQYWKPGGYTLPCAPRALCLALCSMALYHVHRLPLPIQPQPLFYFLFFIKFTIVPQVVMIYVPGFVHLLTHKKKND from the exons ATGGAGGCCATACACACCCAAGGTATTTGGATGGCTGAAGCACTTCAGCAAAGAACGAAGAGCCAAGACAAACTTTGGTTGATTGCCACTCACATTGGGGATCCCAAAGCTGCCTTCCTTCTCGTGTTCCCCTTGACTTACTTTCTCAACCGACGGACTGGATTTGCAGTTGTCTGGGTGGCTGCTATTTCGGAGTGGCTTAATCTAGTGTTCAAATG GATGCTCTTTGGTGAGAGGCCATTCTGGTGGATTGGAGAATCCCGTTTATTTGAGAAAAACCCTCCCAAACTCCAACAGTTTGCCTCAACTTGTGAAACAGGTCCAG GCAGTCCATCTGGTCATGCAATGGTAACAGCAGCAGTGTGGTGGGTGATGGCCTCATCCCTGGGTTCTCTTCTATACTCCTACACACGCAG CATGTTGCTATCAGCGGTTCCGTACGTGCTGTATCTGCTGGGGTTAGTGGCAGTTGGCTTCTCTCGCATCTTCATCCTGGCACACTTCCCCCATCAGGTCATAGCTGGCTCTTTGACAG GCTTCATTCTTGGGGTAGTTCTGAGCCGCCAGGTTCCAGAAGGTCGCCCTCTGGTGTTTTTTGTGAGTTCCAGCATTGGGCTACTCCTCAGTGCTTTCCTAATCCATTCAGGACTGACAAGGCTGGGCTTCGACTTGTCCTG GTCCATTGCATTGGCTAAGAAGTGGTGCTCCCATTCAGAGTGGATTCGGCTGGACACAGCCCCGTTTTCCTCACTCACACGGGACTGTGGTGCTATCCTGGGCCTGGGGCTGGCCCAGTACTGGAAACCAGGTGGGTACACTCTCCCCTGTGCTCCACGTGCCCTGTGTCTGGCCCTCTGCTCCATGGCTCTCTACCATGTCCACCGACTGCCTCTACCAATCCAACCACAGCCCCTCTTCTACTTCCTCTTCTTTATCAAGTTTACCATCGTGCCCCAGGTGGTCATGATCTATGTACCTGGCTTTGTACACCTCCTTACACACAAAAAGAAAAATGATTAA
- the lsm12b gene encoding protein LSM12 homolog A codes for MAAPGPGEYFSVGSHVSCLTCLGQRLQGEVVAFDYQSKMLTLKCAPSSGKPNLNDVILINLAYVSEVDIINDRTETLPPLASLNVSKLANRARSEKEDKLSQAYAISAGVSAEGQLLFQTIHKTIKDCKWQEKNILVMDDVVISPPYQADNCKGKEGSALSHVRKIVEKHFRDVERQKSVQRSQAQQTQKDTTLSS; via the exons ATGGCGGCTCCTGGACCGGGGGAGTATTTTAGCGTCGGAAGCCATGTCTCTTGTCTCACTTGCTTGGGCCAGCGTCTGCAAGGAGAGGTGGTGGCCTTCGACTACCAGTCCAAGATGTTGACTTTGA AATGTGCTCCCTCCAGTGGGAAGCCAAACCTCAACGACGTCATCCTGATCAATTTAGCCTATGTTTCTGAAGTGGATATAATAAATGACCGCACTGAAACTCTTCCTCCTCTAGCGTCACTGAATGTTAGCAAG CTTGCCAATCGGGCACGGTCAGAGAAGGAGGACAAGCTGTCCCAAGCCTATGCAATCAGTGCTGGGGTTTCTGCGGAGGGCCAGCTGCTATTCCAGACTATTCACAAAAC CATCAAAGACTGTAAATGGCAGGAGAAGAACATACTGGTCATGGACGATGTTGTAATTTCGCCACCATACCAGGCTGATAACTGCAAAGGCAAAGAGGGAAGCGCTTTAAGTCATGTACGCAAAATA GTTGAGAAACATTTTAGAGACGTGGAAAGGCAGAAGTCCGTGCAACGTTCACAAGCACAGCAAACACAGAAGGACACCACTTTATCTTCTTGA